From the Octadecabacter antarcticus 307 genome, one window contains:
- a CDS encoding sugar ABC transporter permease has protein sequence MSSDLKLTFIDRLRIMRETRFGAFVPVLLALAAIWTYFGIAVPIWNYWGDSDAENIRFIFLSSRNIYNLFMQSAVIATLAVGITVVLLLGDIDLSAAATAGVCAALLGVLVLAGVPAWMACLIVMGVGTVMGAAQGVLVAYVGIPSFVVTLAGLLGFQGLMQKILPTGNLNVGDPFIRGFARVLLPDTAGWALATACVLAFAVLNLRKQGQRRQKGLELESSVAVWGQVAFFGVLMFATVATLNSYRSVPLLVVLLMAITALVGWVTTSTPYGRSIFAVGGNQESARRVGMNVKRIRVSAFAIVGLMAAIGGIFGASRFGSVSYTAFAGGSLLLESIGAAVIGGTSLFGGRGSVWNAILGALVIGSLGNGLDLSGASSADKLMFSGAILLLAVAIDAVSRSGST, from the coding sequence ATGTCGTCTGATCTTAAACTCACATTTATCGATCGATTGCGCATCATGCGCGAAACTCGGTTTGGGGCATTTGTGCCTGTACTTTTAGCACTCGCAGCGATCTGGACCTATTTCGGTATTGCGGTTCCAATTTGGAACTATTGGGGCGATTCTGACGCTGAAAACATTCGGTTTATCTTTCTTAGCTCACGCAACATCTACAATCTGTTCATGCAGTCCGCGGTTATTGCAACGCTAGCGGTGGGCATCACGGTGGTGTTGTTACTGGGCGATATTGACCTGTCAGCCGCTGCCACCGCCGGTGTATGTGCGGCGCTGTTAGGGGTATTGGTTCTGGCCGGTGTTCCAGCGTGGATGGCGTGTTTAATTGTTATGGGTGTTGGTACTGTTATGGGGGCAGCGCAGGGCGTGCTGGTCGCATACGTGGGTATTCCGTCGTTCGTTGTGACACTTGCTGGTTTGCTGGGCTTTCAGGGTCTGATGCAGAAAATCCTGCCAACTGGAAATCTGAACGTTGGTGATCCTTTTATTCGCGGTTTTGCGCGTGTGTTGTTGCCCGACACCGCTGGCTGGGCCTTGGCCACTGCCTGTGTGCTGGCCTTCGCTGTTCTCAACCTGCGCAAACAAGGGCAGCGTCGCCAGAAGGGGCTTGAACTTGAAAGTAGTGTCGCGGTTTGGGGGCAGGTGGCGTTCTTTGGCGTATTGATGTTTGCAACTGTGGCGACGTTGAACAGCTATCGCTCGGTGCCATTGTTGGTGGTTCTGTTGATGGCGATTACGGCCCTTGTGGGCTGGGTGACGACGTCGACACCTTATGGGCGATCGATCTTTGCGGTGGGTGGGAACCAAGAAAGTGCACGTCGTGTTGGTATGAACGTCAAACGCATTCGGGTTTCTGCCTTTGCGATTGTCGGGTTGATGGCGGCGATTGGCGGCATCTTTGGGGCATCGCGGTTTGGGTCAGTATCGTACACGGCTTTCGCGGGTGGATCGCTTTTGCTGGAATCCATTGGTGCGGCGGTGATTGGCGGAACGTCTTTATTTGGTGGGCGTGGATCAGTCTGGAACGCCATCCTTGGTGCACTGGTAATCGGATCACTCGGCAACGGTTTGGATTTGTCGGGCGCAAGTTCAGCGGACAAGCTGATGTTCTCAGGCGCGATCTTGTTGTTGGCCGTCGCCATAGACGCGGTTTCGCGCTCTGGCAGCACGTAA
- a CDS encoding NAD-dependent succinate-semialdehyde dehydrogenase has product MYIDGALTNGEAVKDIINPATETHVATVATAGFKDAGRALQSAKVAFPSWSKTSITERQTWMRQLRDEVVANEVLLRTCIHHEMGKPWDQTFEDYDRLKVSLEFYAEEIVRFHDVGLVDRAGTHTHRMVYEPAGVALAFLAWNFPLLNLAFKIGPAMAAGCPIIIRPSEATPISAYAVGMLCEKIGLPKGVVQILCTSSYAVADALTASTIPAVVTLIGSTNTGKHLMRTGATSIKRYSMELGGNAPVLVFKDADLDLAADIVTGVKFSNAGQICVSPNRVFVAVDVLDAFTEKVVERAEAAKVGFDKNSDIQTGPVIDGRAWTRLKGLIDDAVEDGAKLLAGGGRPEGMDSGHFLAPTVLADVTETMDVYQQETFGPIVSIVPFSCEKRLLEMANDCEVGGLTAYIFTRDLARAEHYAAGLRYGEIQINGVKYDIDLPHGGIGQSGIGHDCSSLALHDYLVQKRITRALDHSQFGRVST; this is encoded by the coding sequence ATGTACATTGATGGCGCCTTAACAAACGGAGAAGCAGTTAAGGACATTATCAACCCTGCGACTGAAACCCACGTGGCGACAGTGGCAACTGCTGGGTTTAAGGATGCTGGACGTGCTCTGCAATCGGCGAAGGTGGCGTTCCCATCCTGGTCGAAAACATCAATCACTGAGCGTCAGACATGGATGCGTCAGTTACGTGATGAAGTCGTAGCGAATGAAGTCCTGCTGCGGACCTGTATCCATCACGAGATGGGAAAGCCTTGGGACCAAACGTTTGAGGATTATGATCGCCTAAAAGTATCACTCGAGTTTTATGCTGAAGAAATCGTCCGGTTCCACGACGTAGGGTTGGTGGATCGCGCAGGCACACACACGCACCGTATGGTCTATGAACCCGCTGGTGTGGCTCTGGCATTTCTGGCATGGAATTTTCCACTACTTAACTTAGCGTTCAAGATTGGTCCTGCGATGGCCGCAGGATGCCCAATCATTATCCGTCCGTCAGAGGCGACACCGATTTCTGCCTATGCGGTGGGAATGTTGTGTGAAAAGATTGGCCTGCCCAAGGGGGTAGTCCAGATATTATGCACCAGCAGCTACGCCGTCGCAGACGCGCTGACGGCATCAACTATACCCGCAGTTGTCACGCTCATCGGGTCAACCAACACCGGCAAACATCTTATGCGAACTGGTGCTACTTCGATCAAACGCTATTCGATGGAGTTGGGTGGTAATGCCCCAGTTTTGGTGTTCAAGGACGCAGACCTTGATTTGGCTGCGGACATCGTGACTGGCGTTAAGTTCAGCAACGCTGGGCAAATTTGCGTGTCGCCCAATCGGGTTTTTGTCGCGGTCGACGTACTTGACGCATTCACGGAGAAGGTTGTTGAGCGAGCTGAAGCAGCGAAGGTAGGTTTCGACAAAAACAGCGATATTCAAACTGGCCCAGTGATAGATGGACGGGCGTGGACGCGCCTTAAGGGGCTGATCGATGACGCAGTTGAAGATGGTGCGAAACTGCTTGCAGGCGGGGGGCGGCCCGAGGGTATGGACAGCGGCCATTTCCTCGCACCAACTGTTTTGGCGGACGTCACTGAAACAATGGATGTCTATCAACAAGAAACCTTTGGACCCATCGTCAGTATCGTACCGTTTTCTTGTGAAAAACGTCTTTTGGAAATGGCCAATGACTGCGAAGTGGGTGGGTTGACGGCGTATATATTTACCCGAGACCTTGCGCGCGCTGAGCATTACGCAGCTGGGTTGCGATATGGCGAAATTCAAATCAACGGCGTGAAATACGACATCGATCTGCCGCATGGCGGAATCGGGCAGTCGGGAATTGGGCACGATTGCTCATCTCTTGCACTGCACGACTACCTTGTTCAAAAACGCATCACTCGCGCGCTTGATCATTCGCAATTTGGAAGGGTAAGCACATGA
- a CDS encoding gluconate 2-dehydrogenase subunit 3 family protein encodes MDELIPANEKAGVPAAGALGVADFLPAATPYAIDPVQSITEVLKAVDDKIPDFAKLVRTDKIALLKDVETRHVVDFATLVRLTYMGYYSRSDVRPMFGVGAHPVQPKGYDVARESNELMDSLTAPVRARGQVFRDV; translated from the coding sequence TTGGATGAACTTATTCCTGCGAATGAAAAAGCAGGAGTACCGGCGGCGGGTGCTTTGGGTGTTGCTGATTTTCTCCCTGCGGCAACGCCTTATGCAATTGACCCGGTTCAGTCTATTACGGAGGTCTTGAAAGCTGTCGATGACAAGATCCCAGACTTTGCTAAGCTTGTAAGGACAGATAAGATCGCCTTGCTGAAAGACGTCGAAACGAGGCACGTGGTCGATTTCGCAACGCTCGTTCGACTGACTTACATGGGGTATTATAGTCGATCTGATGTGCGGCCAATGTTCGGGGTTGGCGCCCACCCGGTCCAGCCCAAGGGCTACGATGTAGCACGTGAAAGCAATGAATTGATGGACAGCCTTACTGCGCCAGTGCGCGCACGTGGCCAAGTCTTTCGCGACGTATAA
- a CDS encoding 2-dehydro-3-deoxygalactonokinase, producing the protein MSAPAYAIVDWGTSSFRSWVLDNSGGVLNSDKTGQGMSTVNREDFPSVLEASMVRQAVPLSTPIVICGMAGAAQGWVEAPYAEIPTQLHDIHQFAVKPTNTARDVWIIPGLAQRSVTEPDVMRGEETILYGAMLLGNGDGVFCMPGTHSKWAFVIDGRVESFQTSMTGEVFALLVRHSTLTPFVSLDVGCLAHEKAFGDAVREALDKPHQILSSLFSVRSEPLLFGALQAGERTARLSGLLIGLEIAGLRGRSFNHVMLISSGEISDVYCAALKVAGMTFEVLDSEALVQAGLTQYAKQIVSL; encoded by the coding sequence ATGTCGGCGCCGGCTTATGCAATTGTGGATTGGGGTACGTCCAGTTTTCGAAGTTGGGTCTTGGATAATTCAGGAGGCGTTCTGAATTCTGACAAAACCGGCCAAGGGATGTCCACAGTCAATCGAGAGGACTTCCCATCAGTTCTTGAGGCAAGCATGGTTCGGCAAGCAGTCCCGCTGTCTACTCCTATTGTTATCTGTGGCATGGCAGGTGCCGCTCAAGGTTGGGTTGAAGCACCTTACGCTGAAATCCCGACCCAATTGCATGACATTCACCAGTTTGCTGTCAAACCCACTAATACGGCACGTGACGTGTGGATCATCCCCGGTTTGGCGCAAAGGTCGGTTACAGAACCAGATGTAATGCGAGGCGAGGAAACAATCCTTTACGGTGCAATGTTATTGGGTAACGGCGATGGGGTTTTTTGCATGCCGGGAACCCATTCAAAATGGGCGTTTGTAATAGATGGACGGGTTGAGAGCTTTCAAACATCGATGACTGGCGAGGTGTTCGCCCTGCTGGTCAGGCATTCCACTTTGACACCATTTGTATCCTTGGACGTTGGATGTCTCGCCCATGAAAAAGCGTTTGGCGATGCTGTCCGTGAGGCTCTCGATAAGCCGCACCAAATCCTGAGTTCCCTGTTTTCCGTGCGGTCTGAACCGCTGTTGTTTGGGGCGCTGCAAGCTGGTGAGCGAACTGCGCGTTTGTCTGGCTTGCTGATTGGCCTTGAAATCGCAGGATTGCGTGGGCGAAGCTTCAATCATGTGATGCTCATTTCATCAGGTGAAATCTCGGATGTCTATTGTGCTGCTTTGAAGGTCGCAGGGATGACTTTTGAGGTTCTGGATTCTGAAGCTCTCGTCCAGGCAGGGCTTACCCAATACGCCAAACAGATCGTGTCGCTGTAA
- a CDS encoding GMC family oxidoreductase, with protein sequence MKNEPVDVLIVGAGASGAAIAWSLLETRMRILCLEQGPHLADKDFPSRDDDYELSRFGKFSCDPNVRGLKQDYPINADDSCIMPVNFNAVGGSTINFLGHWPRMKPSDFKTKTLDGVADDWPVDYATLSPFYDMNDQTTGVSGLAGNPAYPKYSPPLPPIPIGKLGQTLAKGFNEMGWHWWPSDVSILSEDYDGRQKCVNAGTCDLGCAAGAKGGTNFTYWPMLENAGVELRTECRVREITVDQDTGMATGVIYHGSDGQVHEQKAELVIVACNGVGTPRLLLNSKSKIFPDGLANRSGMVGKNLMFHPLTGVTGVFDEPMKGHEGPMACSILSQEFYETDATRGFVRGYGLHSGRSTTPMTYALGGFGIDNPIPWGDEHRDVMDNVYPYIAGLTVVAEDLPEEHNCVTLDPNLTDSDGISAPKITYRLGENSRKILKHGEERAKEILLAAGANKVLSKGDDAVWWRAGWHQMGTCRMGDDPSRSVVNGWGRSHDVKNLFIVDGSIFVTAGAVNPTSTIQALALYVGDSIKTNIETLFD encoded by the coding sequence ATGAAGAATGAACCGGTTGACGTGCTGATCGTCGGGGCGGGCGCATCAGGTGCGGCCATCGCCTGGTCCCTGCTTGAGACGCGGATGCGCATCTTATGTTTAGAACAGGGGCCTCATCTTGCGGATAAAGATTTCCCTAGCCGTGATGATGACTATGAATTGTCGCGCTTTGGAAAATTTTCGTGTGACCCGAATGTGCGCGGGCTTAAGCAGGACTATCCTATAAACGCCGATGACAGCTGCATTATGCCGGTGAATTTCAACGCGGTTGGTGGGTCAACGATCAACTTCTTGGGTCATTGGCCGCGGATGAAGCCATCTGACTTCAAAACGAAAACTCTGGATGGCGTCGCTGACGATTGGCCCGTTGATTACGCTACGCTTTCGCCGTTCTATGACATGAACGACCAAACTACGGGTGTTTCCGGGTTGGCTGGCAATCCAGCATATCCAAAATACTCCCCCCCGCTGCCACCCATTCCGATTGGAAAACTTGGGCAAACGTTGGCAAAGGGCTTCAATGAAATGGGCTGGCACTGGTGGCCCTCGGATGTATCAATCCTGAGCGAGGATTACGACGGGCGACAGAAATGCGTGAATGCCGGAACCTGCGATTTGGGCTGTGCGGCTGGAGCCAAGGGTGGCACCAATTTCACTTATTGGCCAATGCTGGAAAATGCTGGTGTTGAACTGCGCACTGAATGTCGCGTGCGTGAAATTACGGTCGATCAGGATACTGGAATGGCAACGGGTGTTATCTATCACGGGTCAGACGGACAAGTGCATGAACAAAAGGCTGAACTTGTTATTGTTGCGTGCAACGGCGTCGGCACGCCGCGTCTGTTGCTGAATTCCAAGTCAAAAATATTTCCAGATGGGTTGGCAAACCGATCCGGCATGGTTGGTAAAAACCTGATGTTTCATCCGCTTACTGGGGTAACTGGTGTTTTTGATGAACCCATGAAAGGCCACGAAGGTCCGATGGCTTGTTCGATCCTCAGCCAAGAATTTTATGAGACTGATGCGACCCGTGGTTTCGTGCGTGGCTACGGTCTCCATTCGGGGCGATCTACAACTCCAATGACTTATGCGTTGGGTGGTTTCGGCATAGATAACCCTATCCCCTGGGGCGATGAACATCGCGACGTTATGGACAACGTCTACCCCTATATTGCTGGCCTCACGGTAGTCGCTGAAGATCTACCCGAAGAACATAACTGCGTCACACTTGATCCTAATCTGACTGATAGCGATGGCATTTCAGCGCCCAAAATCACGTATCGCTTGGGTGAAAATTCGCGCAAGATCTTAAAGCATGGAGAAGAGCGCGCCAAAGAGATTTTGCTGGCTGCAGGTGCCAACAAAGTGCTGAGCAAGGGCGATGATGCTGTCTGGTGGCGAGCCGGATGGCATCAGATGGGAACGTGCCGCATGGGCGATGATCCGAGCCGTTCCGTGGTGAACGGCTGGGGCCGAAGCCATGATGTGAAAAACTTATTTATCGTAGACGGCTCAATTTTTGTAACCGCTGGAGCGGTGAACCCGACATCCACGATCCAAGCACTCGCACTCTATGTCGGGGACAGCATTAAGACAAATATAGAAACCCTATTCGATTGA
- a CDS encoding helix-turn-helix transcriptional regulator, protein MSSKNRDDERLLSRDEVEERFGVTKRFLELCVIDGKGPKLIKIGRCARYRPSDVRAWIVAQEVGKSS, encoded by the coding sequence ATGAGCAGCAAAAACAGAGATGATGAACGGCTTCTGAGCCGTGACGAGGTCGAAGAGCGCTTTGGCGTAACAAAGCGGTTTCTCGAGTTATGCGTGATCGATGGGAAGGGCCCCAAGCTGATCAAGATTGGTCGGTGTGCCCGCTATCGTCCGTCCGACGTCAGGGCCTGGATCGTAGCCCAAGAAGTGGGGAAATCGTCATGA
- a CDS encoding mandelate racemase/muconate lactonizing enzyme family protein, with protein MKITKVISHVLGYDLPEELGYSQQYYSKRTAHLVEVQTDEGITGWGECFGPGNVALANKGIVEKVIQPMILGDDPMDRDVIWHKVYNLLRDHGQKGMPMQSLSGVDIALWDIAGKVADLPLHKLIGGAHRTQVQAYGYGMMLKRESVDDHVARFKDEAAAILDMGFTATKMKVGLGPKADVKLAAAVAEGIGDRGRFMVDANHCYTTSDAFYVGRALEELDAYWFEEPVAPEDLDGYRELRAGLRVNISGGEAEFNRWGWRNILENRGLDIAQPEVCAVGGISEYLRIVTLCHAHFTPVINHVWGSAIAVATNLQLLAAMPALPGGLHPWEPMLEFDTTDNKFRDELLEFPLNIQSQVKLNNGYVSIPDGPGIGVEPDLAFIKHFEIHD; from the coding sequence ATGAAAATTACAAAAGTTATCAGTCACGTTCTTGGCTATGATCTGCCAGAAGAACTTGGGTATTCCCAACAGTATTATTCCAAACGCACTGCGCATTTGGTTGAAGTTCAAACTGATGAAGGGATCACAGGCTGGGGTGAATGTTTTGGCCCGGGGAACGTGGCACTCGCCAATAAGGGGATAGTCGAAAAGGTAATTCAGCCAATGATCCTTGGTGATGATCCAATGGATCGCGACGTTATTTGGCACAAGGTTTATAACCTTTTGCGGGACCACGGCCAAAAGGGGATGCCGATGCAATCCTTATCCGGAGTGGATATCGCGCTGTGGGATATTGCTGGTAAGGTCGCAGACCTGCCATTGCACAAGCTGATCGGTGGTGCACACCGCACGCAGGTTCAGGCCTATGGTTATGGAATGATGCTTAAACGCGAAAGCGTTGATGATCATGTTGCGCGGTTCAAAGACGAGGCCGCTGCGATCCTCGATATGGGCTTCACGGCGACCAAAATGAAGGTTGGGCTGGGCCCGAAGGCCGATGTGAAGCTTGCCGCGGCTGTTGCCGAAGGCATTGGTGATCGCGGTAGGTTCATGGTGGATGCGAACCACTGCTACACCACAAGTGATGCGTTCTATGTTGGCCGTGCGCTTGAGGAGCTCGACGCTTATTGGTTCGAAGAACCCGTCGCACCCGAAGACCTTGATGGATACCGCGAACTGCGAGCGGGGCTTCGGGTCAACATCTCGGGTGGTGAGGCAGAGTTTAATCGTTGGGGCTGGCGCAATATCCTTGAGAACCGGGGCTTGGACATCGCCCAGCCTGAGGTTTGCGCTGTTGGTGGGATCAGCGAATACCTGAGGATCGTGACACTGTGCCACGCGCATTTCACTCCAGTAATAAACCATGTCTGGGGGTCCGCTATTGCTGTCGCTACCAACCTGCAATTGTTGGCGGCAATGCCTGCGTTGCCCGGTGGATTGCATCCTTGGGAACCAATGTTGGAATTCGACACAACGGACAACAAGTTCCGCGATGAGTTGTTGGAGTTTCCACTAAATATTCAAAGCCAAGTAAAGTTGAATAATGGCTACGTTTCCATTCCTGATGGCCCTGGTATCGGTGTCGAACCTGACCTGGCGTTTATCAAACACTTTGAGATTCATGACTAA